GTTCCAGGAGGCCGCCGCTGTTGCGGGCTGCGGGATACAGTTCCTGCTGCAAAACCTGCATACAGTTGGTGGTAATATATTCAGGTGCAAAACGCTGAATCATATAATCCGGGTAATCAGGGATCTGTGCATAAGGAGGGAAATCGGCTCCCATGTACATATCCAGCCCGATGCCCAGGATAGAATCTACGGTGATGGCGCCATAGTTGGCTATGCCGGAAATGAAGGTAACCACGCGGGGTGGCCGGAAAGCAGGAATATAGTATTTGATATAGCGGAAACCCTGTGTGAGCTGCTGTTGCAACGATGCCAGGTTGCCATATTTCTCTGATACGGCGGTTTCCAGGTTCCGGAAATCAGGCGTTGTGAGAAACAGGTGTAATTGTTGCATTACCTCCCGGCTGCTGTCTGAATAGGCGCCCAGGTTCATAATATCGGTAATATATACCGGCAGGAACAGGGGATAATCAGCATGCAGTTTTGCCAGCCCGGGTTGCAGGTTGTTGGTATCCAGCGTGAATAAAGCGGAATCGAAACGCGCTATACTAACGGTCATGGGTATATGACTTACGTCCGGTGCTTTTTTACCGGAATTACAGGCTGCCGCGCCCAGCAAGGCAAACAGGCTGCATGTCAACAGAATATATTTATTAATGTAGCTTTGCATCTTCTTAAAACTCATCTAAGGTAAAATTATTATTTACCTTGGATTATTAAAAAAATATGGATGATGAATGATGAATAACAACGCAGTAAGATCACTGTTGTCGCAATACAACCCGTAAAATCTCTGTACTGCTACGTAATTCATAATTCGTAATTCGTAATTTTATGTAAAATATGGAAATATATATGAAGAAAGTGTTCGTTTTTCTGGTTCTGATGGGAGTTGTGAAGATGGGTATAGCGCAGCGTGGATTTAACTTATCTGAGCGTAAAGTAAGATTGGGACTAACCGTAAGTCCAATGGTATCGTCATTGAAACCACAGGAATCAGGCGTTACCCGCAACAGCTCAAAGGCAGGTCTGAACTTTGGACTGATGGCCGATTTTAACCTGGATGACAATGGCAATTATGCACTGGCTTCCGGTTTTCAGGCTGTAATAGGCGGCAGCAAGTTAATGTATGATGCAGGCAAAGGGCTGAACGATTACAGACAAAATGCTGCGGAATATAACATGAAACTCACCTATGTGGAAATACCGCTGGCGCTGAAACTGAAAACCCATATCGACAACGGCATGGGATTATGGGGACAGTTTGGTACCTACCTCGACTTCCCGGTTAGTGGCCGCACGGATATCACTTCCCTGAATCAAACCTATGACAAGGTGGGTATTTTAGCACAAATGAACCGCGTCAATATAGGCATGCTCCTGGGAGCAGGTATAGAATATCCGCTGGGCGGCAATTTGACCGGTATGGCTGGTATCACTTATCAGAACGGTTTTGTGGATGTAACCCGTAATTCAAAATGGGATGACGGCAGGATAAATATGAATAGCTTTGCCCTCAGATTAGGCGTATATTTTTAAGCATGGAGTCTTTAGCTGTCAGGATTAAAGCCTGACAGCTAACCGCTTTTATTTTATTTGTTTATTTTTTCACTATGAAAATTATACTGGCACAGCAGAATTATCACATAGGTAACTTTGAACGTAATACGGAGAAGATTATTGATGGTATTAAGACTGCAAAGTCCCAGGGGGCGGACCTGGTCGTGTTTTCCGAATTGTGTGTATGTGGCTATCCACCCCGCGATTTTCTGGAATTTGAAGATTTTATTGTACAGTGCCACCATGCTATTGATGTGATAAAAGCACATACAAAAGATATAGCTGTACTGGTAGGTGCACCTGCGCGCAATCCGCAAAGGGAAGGGAAAGACCTGTTTAATGCCGCCTGGTTTTTATATGAAGGCGAAGTAAAACAGGTAGTACATAAAACCCTGCTGCCCACCTATGATGTGTTTGATGAATACCGGTATTTTGAGCCCTCCTATGAATGGAATGTGATCCCCTTTAAAGGAAAAAAACTGGCCGTAACTATTTGTGAAGATATCTGGAACCTGGGAGATAATCCCCTGTACCGTGTTTGTCCTATGGACCAGCTGATGGCGCAGGAACCGGATGTGATGATCAACCTGTCTGCTTCTCCCTTTGATTATGATCATGATGAAGATAGGAAAGAGATCATCCGCGCCAATGTACTCAAGTATCAACTGCCCATGTATTATTGTAATACAGTTGGTTCACAAACGGAGATCGTGTTTGATGGCGGTTCCCTCATCTATGATGCGCAGGGGAATATTGTGAAAGAATTACCTTACTTCATCGAAGCAATAGACGGGCTGGAGCTGGGAATGCTTACTGCTACTGGTATTGCGCCCGCTATGCCGGTTGCCTTTACACCGCTCACGGAATTGATTTTTGATCATAACATTCACCGCATCTATGAAGCACTGGTGCTGGGCATCCGGGATTATTTCGGGAAGATGGGCTTTACAAAGGCCATCCTCGGATCATCCGGTGGTATAGACAGTGCCGTTACATTGGCTATTGCCTGCGATGCACTGGGCAAAGAGAATGTGCGGGCGATACTCATGCCTTCTCCCTACTCTACAGGGCATTCTGTAGATGATGCGGTAGCTTTATCTGAAAACCTGGATAACCCCTACGATATTATTCGTATCAATGATATTTATGAAAGCTTCTTAACCACGCTGGAACCGTATTTCAAAGGATTGCCCTTTAATGTGGCTGAAGAAAATACACAGTCACGCATCCGTGGTAACCTGTTGATGGGATTGTCCAACAAGTTTGGATATATCCTGTTGAACACGTCCAATAAAAGTGAATTATCTACCGGCTACGGTACTTTATATGGGGATATGGCAGGCGGATTGTCTGTTTTGGGAGATGTATATAAGATGCAGGTATATTCACTGGCCCGCTATATCAACCGCGACAAAGAAATTATTCCGGTGAATATCATTGATAAAGCGCCTTCCGCTGAGTTGCGTCCTGATCAGAAGGACAGCGACAGTTTGCCCGATTACGCCGTGCTGGACAGGATCCTGTATCAGTACATAGAACGCCGGCAGGGACCGAAGGAGATTATCGCTCAGGGCTTCGACTCCGCTTTGGTTTCGCGGGCCTTAAAGATGGTAAACACCAATGAATACAAACGTAATCAGTTCTGCCCCATTATACGCGTATCTTCCAAAGCCTTTGGTGTGGGCCGCCGGGTACCGATTGTGGGTAAATACCTGAATTAAGCACGGAGCTACCGGCAGCACAAAGTTGCGGCGGAAGGCCAAGTGCTATTTTTAATATCTTTGCCAAAATTTTTAGATCATACAACATGTTACAAGTACCGTTTATACGTCAAAATAAAGAATTGGTATTAGCGCGCCTGGCTCTGAAGAATTTCAAGGAGACTGGCCTGGTAGACGAAGTGCTGGCGCTGGATGATCAGCGTAAGAAATTAACCCTGGAATACGATGAAACACAGGCGCAGGTAAACAGTTTATCCAAAGAGATCGGTAAGCTGATGGCGCAGGGAAAAAAAGACGAAGGTGAGCAGCAACGTGCTGAAGTGAATGCGCTGAAAGAAAAGCTCGGCCCCATCAATGATGCCCTGAATGCTACCGAAAAAAACCTGCATGATACCCTGGTGAAATTGCCCAATCTGCCCGCTGCTATTGTTCCTCCCGGTAAAACACCGGAAGAAAATGTGGAAGTACGTGGTGGTGGTACCATTCCGGAGCTGTACGCAGCTGCCGTACCTCACTGGGATCTGGCTAAAAAGTACGACCTGATTGACTTTGAGCTGGGTAACAAAATCACCGGCAGCGGTTTCCCGGTATTCAAAAACAGGGGTGCCCGCTTACAACGCGCACTGGTACAGTATTTCCTGGATTATAATACCGGCAACGGCTATACGGAATATGCACCGCCATACCTGGTAAATGAAACCTCTGCCTACGGCACAGGCCAGTTACCGGATAAGGAAGGACAGATGTATCATGCTACAGAAGATAACTTCTTCCTGATTCCTACAGCAGAAGTACCGCTTACCAATATCTACCGCGATGAGATCCTGAAAGACAGCGACCTGCCTATCAAAATGACGGGCTATACCCCTTGCTTCCGCAGGGAAGCAGGTTCTTACGGCAAAGATGTACGTGGACTGAACCGTGTACACCAGTTTGATAAAGTGGAACTGGTACAGTTGGTACATCCCGACAAATCTTATGAAGTGCTGGATGAAATGGTAGCACATGTGGAAGGTTTGCTCAATGCACTGGAATTGCCTTATCGCATACTACGCTTATGTGGCGGCGATATGAGCTTTGCATCTGCCATCACCTATGATTTTGAAGTATACAGCGCCGCGCAGCAAAGATGGCTGGAAGTAAGCTCTGTTTCTAACTTTGAAACATTCCAGACGAACCGGATGAAGATCCGTTTCAAAGAAAATAATGGCAAGCCACAGCTGACACACTCCCTGAATGGCAGCTCCCTGGCTTTACCGCGCATCCTGGCCAGCTTGCTGGAAAACAACCAGGCTGCAGACGGTATCCATTTACCAGCAGTGTTACACCCGTATTTCGGTAGCGATAAAATAAGCTAGTGATTTTTTGATTTAGATATTTAAGTGCTGAAAGAAATTTCTTTCAGCACTTAAATATCTAAATCAAAAAATCACTAAATCATTAAATGCTGTCTATTTTCGCATCATGCGACACTTTTTGCCAAATGGACAGGAGCTTGTTATCCGGCTGCCCAAACCTAACGATGCAGCAGGATTACTGGCCAATTTCCAGCGGATGACGCGGGAAACGGATTTTCTGCTGTTTACCCATTCCGAAGCCCTGGACCTGGACCTGGAGTCAGAAGAAGATTTTATCAATACCTACCTGGACACACCCGATCAGCTGATGTTGGTGGCTGTTGTGAAAGGGTTGCTGGTAGGTTCCATCACGGTAAACCACAGCGGCTACCGTAAAAAAGCGCATATCGCAGAAATGGGTATCGCCGTAGAACATGCCTGGAGTAACCTCGGTATCGGCCGTCGTCTTATGACTGCTATGATCCGCTGGGCAAAAGAACATGAAGGTCTGGAAATTATTTATCTCAACGTATTTTCTACCAATGAAAAAGCCATGCAGCTATACCGTAACTTCGGCTTTATGGAATGTGGGCGCCTGCCACAGGGTATCCTGCAAAGAGAAGGACACTATGCCGACCTCGTAACCATGTATAGACGCGTGAAACCATAACTTTATCTTACCATTCAACGAACAGCTATGGAACGATACAACCGACAGACAAGACTGGAAGGCTTTGGCCCGGCAAAACAGGCATTGCTGCAACAGGCTGGCGTACTCGTCATCGGCGCCGGTGGCCTGGGGGTACCTGTGTTGCAGTACCTTACCGCAATGGGCGTAGGAAGAATTGGTATTGTAGAACATGATACGGTATCTATTTCCAACCTGCAACGACAAGTGCTTTATATCACGGGAGATCAGGGTAAATCAAAGATACACCTGGCTACCGAGCGCCTGCAACAACTCAATCCAGAAATACAGCTGGTAGCACATGATACCTGGCTCACCACAGAAAATGCCCTCGAAATAATCAGCGCATACGATGTGGTAGTGGATTGTTCCGATAACTTCGGTACCCGCTACCTGATCAATGATGCCTGTGTAATAGCCGGAAGGCCGCTGGTATATGGCGCTATCTATAAGTACGAAGGACAGGTAAGCGTATTTAATTACCAGGGCGGCGCTACTTACCGCTGTATTTTTCCTGAACCGCCGGAATCCGGTGATATGCTGAACTGCAACGATATTGGTGTGTTGGGCGTATTGCCCGGTCTTATCGGATGTTATCAGGCCAATGAAACGGTGAAAGTGATCACCGGCATCGGGCGGCCCCTGAAAAACCAGTTGATGACGATAGATACCCTCAATAATACACAACTGATTTTTAACATTACACCCGTGGCCGCTTACCGGCAGATCCATCAGTTACAGGATAATTATCAGCAAACCGTTTGTGAAGTGAATAGCGTACAATCATTATCAGTAGAGCAATTGCAGGAGTGGTTGCAAAAAGAAGACGGCTTAATGTTGCTGGATGTAAGGGAAGATGACGAATGGGAGATCTGCCATATTCCAGAGGCAGTGCATATTCCTATGGGACAGGTGTTACACCGGATTGCAGCGTTGCAGCCGGAAGCCCCCGTAGCCGTATTGTGTCACTATGGAATGCGGAGCCGCGCTGTAGGACAGCGTTTGGTGGAACTGGGTTTTAAACAGGTATATAACGTAGAAGGTGGTATCAACGCCTGGGCCCGTGCAATAGATGACGAAATGCAAACTTATTAGTCATGAACACAGAATTATGTATCCTATTTTTCCTGGTGGCGTTGGTGTATTCTTCGGCCGGTTTTGGTGGCGGGTCTAGTTACCTGGCATTGCTGGCGCTGTGGGGAGTGGATTTTCAGTTGATGAAGTCTACAGCGTTGTTATGTAATGTGGCCGTGGTGGCAGGAGGTGTATATCATTTTTATAAGAGCGGTCACCTGCCCCTGAAGAAGGCGTGGCAACTGTCGCTGGTGAGTGTGCCGCTGGCTTTTGCCGGCAGCTATCTGCCGTTGAAACAGGAAACCTTCTTTTTGTTATTGGGCATTGCTTTAACGCTGGCAGCCGTGTTTATGTGTTATCGCCTGTTTTTTGAGCGGGAAGAAGAATCGGGACAGCAGCTTCACCAGGGAAATGGAAAGGTATATGGCATCATTGGTGGAGCCATTGGCTTGTTGTCCGGTATGACGGGCATCGGCGGCGGTATCTATCTCTCTCCTGTATTGCGTTTGGGCAAGTATGATACGGCCAAGAATATTGCAGGATTAAGCAGCTTTTTTATATTGGTAAACTCTATTGCCGGTTTGTTGGGACAGGCCGCCAAACATGTTATTGTATTTCAACCGGCCTTCGCCGCTCCGTTGCTGGTAGCGGTTGTTGCAGGCGGACAAATTGGTGCACGGCTCAGTGCCCGTGTGCTGAAACCCCGTTGGGTAGCGGGTGCTACGGCATTGCTGATCTTGTATGCGGGTGTAAGAATGCTCGTGAGATAGATTGTTTACCCGCCTATTACAGACATGCTCTCCATATTCCTGGCTGTATGATGTTGCGCTGCTTCAAATCCATCGGCGAAACGCCCGTGTATAGCGGATTGTATGGCATGCAGCCAAAGAGATGGATCTTCATTATCTCTCATCAGATCTCTTATATTCAATACATTATTACCATAGAGGCAGGTTTTTATACTACCGGTAGCGGATATACGAATACGGTTACAGGTACCGCAAAAAGTGCGGCTGTAAGCGGGGATTACACCTACATTACCTTTATGACCCCGAATGCTGTAGTTGAGAGAAGTGGAGTGAGGTGCATCAGGGATCTTCTGTAATGCATACGCTGTGCGGATGGTGTCCAGTATTTTATGATAGTTCCAGGCGATACCGGAAAACGTATGTCCTTGCCCGTTAAAGGGCATTTCTTCTATAAATCTTACGGAGAGTGCATTTGCACGGGTAAGCTCTGCGAATGCAGTGAGTTCGTCCGTATTCACATCTTCCATTACTACTACATTTATCTTCACTTGCATATTATATTGTAACAGGTTTTCCAATGTTTGCATAACTGTTGAAAACCTGTCGCGGCGCGTTATCCGGAAGAAACGATCTGCTTGCAGGGTATCCAGGCTAAGATTGATATTGGTAATACCCAGTTGTTGTAATGCGGGAATATGTGGTTGTGTTAATACGCCATTGGTGGTGATAGCCACTTCCTGAATACCGGGAATACCGGTTATTTTTTTCAGGAGAGATAATAAACCCGGTCTGAGAAAAGGTTCTCCTCCGGTGATCCTGACCTTTGTAATGCCGCCGGCAGCCAGGGTTTCCAGCAATGATATGATTTCGTTGTCGGTCAGCAGCTCTTTTTTATGTACAAAACGCATGTCCTCCGGCATACAGTAAGTGCAACGGAGATTGCACCGGTCTGTCACCGACAATCTAACGTAATCGACTATACGATGATGTGCATCCGTAAACATACCTTAGCAATTTTTACCAGCCATCGGATTCTCGAAAGACTGGCTGTCATCTTCATCCCGGGTGGTGAGGCACTGGAAATCCTTTTCTACCAATATTTTCAGCTCGGAGCCGTCTGCGTTGGGCAGGGTCAGCTCAAAGCCTACCTGATCCGGCAGGTACCAGGCCGTTAATTGCGGCAGCGGTAGCAGCAGATGGATTCCGTCGGGTTCCATTTTTATCACCGGGTCAGCAATTTCTTTTGCACGGATACAGAAATGCAGTGCGCCGGCGCCTATCTGTGTTACCGATGTTACTTTACCGGTAGTTTCGAGGAGCGCCACATCAGTTTTGTCCAGCCTGTATCTGATTGTATTTCCTTTTAGCCTTATCTTCATAAAAATGATTTATCTGCCGTATTAAAAGTACTACATTCTCACTGCTATATTGTAGTTTTAAGTAACAATTTTGATGCTTATGGGCGTATTGCTATTCGGTGTGGCTAAAGATATAGCCGGTGTGCCAATGATCAGTTTTCCGGAACATATTACAACTGTGGCTGCATTAAGAGCCTGGTTGCACAGCAGTTATCCCGGTCTGCAACAGCTGAGATCAGTGATGATAGCAGTGAACAGGGAATATGCGGCTGATACGCAAATCATTACACAAGCGGATGAAATTGCCGTCATACCACCGGTTAGCGGTGGTTGAGAAACGTTATTCCGCTTCATTCAATCAGCAATCTGACATGGAAGTATTAATTAAAATAAAGGATACTATTACGGTGCAGGAAGCACTGGATTTCATTCATACGCCGGAATGTGGTGGTGAGGTGATTTTTGCTGGTACCGTACGTAATCACACAAAGCAACAGCCCGTAACGAAGTTGTTTTATGAATGTTATGAAGAAATGGCTTTGCTGGAGATGCATAAAATTGCGCAGCAAGTGCAGGAAAAATGGGATGTGAAAAAGCTGGCCATGCTCCATGCCATAGGCGATAAATATCCGGGAGAGCTGGCTGTTGTGATTGCCGTATCATCCGCCCACAGGGGCATTGCCTTTGATGCCTGTGAGTATACAATTGATACCCTGAAAGAAACTGTACCGATCTGGAAGAAAGAATTTTTTGATGTAGAGATTTGATTATTTAATTATGTAGAAATTTTGTTTCCGAAAGACGTTTTGCCTGGAAACAAAATCTCTACATAATTAAATAATCAAATCTCTAAATATTTTATCTTTTTCCTCCGGGGTGTTTGCATTGAATTGTTCGGCTGCATAAGGGTTTTGCAACATATTGATGTCATTATGCAGCATTGTTTTGCGCGGACAGTTTTTTCCTGCTATAACATTTTGCTGCAAAGCGGCGAGTCCTGCGGGCTCCCAGATGGCGATCAATGGCTCCGGTAGTTCGTTTACGGGGCTTATAAAGGCGGTAGCGGCCTTGTTTTTATCTCTTGCATGGATCAGTATTTCCAGGCTTTGCCTGCTGATGAGGGGCAGGTCGCAGGCCAGTACCAGCCATGCGGTGTTGGGTTGCAGCAGATGGGCGCTGAGTAATCCGGCGGAGGGACCGCCATAGGGAACGTTGTCCGGTATCAATTGCGGGTAACCGGGAAAATCATTTAGCTGCTCCGGTCGGCAGGAGAGGTATACTTCCTGCAACAAAGACTGTAATAACGTAGTCAGGTATTGCCACTGGGGCATACCATGATAGTTGATCTTACTTTTATCTTCCTGCATCCGGGTACTGAAACCACCACAGAGTACCAGTCCTTTTAAGGGTGCTGTATTATTTTCCATAGTCATGTTTGCCGCCTGTTTTGCTGATCAGTTTTGTTTCCCTGATGACCATTTCATGGGTAAGTGCTTTACACATATCATAGATAGTGAGTGCTGCCACGCTGGCGCCGGTGAGGGCTTCCATCTCCACGCCGGTTTTGCCGGTGGTTTTTACCGTACAGCGGATGACGGCTTCTTCACCGGTCAGCTGGATGTGGACGTCGCAACCATCCAGCAATAAAGTATGGCATAGCGGGATCAGTTCCGGCGTTTTCTTTGCGGCCATAATACCGGCTATGACAGCCGTCTGAAATACGGCGCCCTTGCGGGTTTGGATGTCATTGTCACGGAACTCGCTGCGCACTGCTTCCGGCAGAAAAATGCGACTCTCGGCAACGGCTATACGATAAGTGTCGTTTTTTCCACTTATGTCTACCATGGCTGGCTGACCGGATGCATCGAGGTGTGTAAAACCACTACTTGATTGATTGGACATAAAAGCATAAATTTAATCATCTTCACCGTTACAAAAATACTATAAATGATGTTGAGTGTAGCTGCCGCATATATGGCTGTTCTGCAAACCGTGCAGGATACCGGTACAGAGGTATTGCCTTTTGAGTCTGCTATCGGCCGCATTTTACGCGAGCCGGTGCTGGCTGACAGGCCATTTCCTCCGTTTGACCGGGTGACGATGGATGGTATTGCCTTGAATTATGACAGCTTTTACCGCGGACAGCAGATCTTCGGCGTTGAAGATGTACAGGCCGCCGGCGCTCCCAGCCTGCAATTATCTAATACCGCGAATTGTATAGAAGTGATGACCGGTGCAATTTTACCGGAACTCACGGATACCGTCATTCCTTATGAACAGGTGACGGCTACAGAACATGAAGGCTTCCGCCGTTTCATTATTAACGGCACGGTAAACAAAGGACAACATATTCACGTAAAAGGAACTGATGTGGCAGCAGGAGCTGAATTGCTCCCCGTCGGTACGCTGATAGGTCCTGCGGAAGCGGGTGTGCTGGCCACTGTTGGCAAAGCACAGGTATTGGTGAGCAGACTGCCCGTTGTAGTCCTGATCGCTACCGGCAACGAACTGGTACCCGTACACGCCACCCCCGAAGATCACCAGGTACGGATGTCCAATGTATACAGCCTCATGGCCTCACTTCAGCAAATGGGCATTACCGCCCGTTATGTACACCTGAACGATGATAAGGAAGAGATGCTAACCCAACTCCGCGCACTCCTGGGAGAAACGGATGTGTGGATCAGCTCCGGCGCTGTATCAGCCGGAAAATATGACTATCTCCCTGCGGTATTGCAGCAACTGGGCATGCAGCAGGTATTTCATAAAGTGCAGCAAAAGCCCGGAAAACCTTTTCTGTTCGGTACTTTCGATAAAGGCCCGGTGGTGTTTGCTTTACCAGGTAATCCGGTATCCGGCTTCATGTGTTTCTACCGCTATGTACAGCCCTGGCTGAAAGTAGCAATGGGCGCGGAAGTAACACCTCCTTCCTACGCAATATTACAGGAAGAAGTAGTTTTTGAAGCGGCGCTGGAATATTTTCTGCCGGTGAAACTGGAAACACAGCCCGATGGAACCACCACCGCCATCCCGCAACCATACAACGGATCAGGCGATCTGGCCAGTTTGTTGAAAGCGGATGGCTTCATGGCATTACCATCTCATGAGTCCGCATTTGCGAAGGATAGCTGCTATCCCGTATGGAAGTTCCGTTAAACCCGTTGGACGAATAATAGTCCTACTTTAAAATATTTGCTTATGCCCGATGCTGCCGAAAAATTGCAATTGCAACACCTGGCCTGGCGCGCCGGCTTTGGAGAAACGCTGCCAGTCATCTCCGGCTGGGAAAAGAAAAGGCGTAAAGAGATCGTCAGCAAAATATTGACAGGCCCCACAGGAATAAGCATAGAATCCGTGGACGTCATCAATGTTACAGACCTGCCAGACTACAAACGGATGAAAGGAATGACGGCGGAAGAGCGGAAAAACGTGCGGCAAATGAATAACCAGGGCATCAAAGACCTGAATGTGGCCTGGATGAATATGATGGTGAAAAGTGAACATCCGCTACGTGAAAAAAT
The Chitinophaga sp. MM2321 DNA segment above includes these coding regions:
- a CDS encoding molybdopterin molybdotransferase MoeA, producing the protein MMLSVAAAYMAVLQTVQDTGTEVLPFESAIGRILREPVLADRPFPPFDRVTMDGIALNYDSFYRGQQIFGVEDVQAAGAPSLQLSNTANCIEVMTGAILPELTDTVIPYEQVTATEHEGFRRFIINGTVNKGQHIHVKGTDVAAGAELLPVGTLIGPAEAGVLATVGKAQVLVSRLPVVVLIATGNELVPVHATPEDHQVRMSNVYSLMASLQQMGITARYVHLNDDKEEMLTQLRALLGETDVWISSGAVSAGKYDYLPAVLQQLGMQQVFHKVQQKPGKPFLFGTFDKGPVVFALPGNPVSGFMCFYRYVQPWLKVAMGAEVTPPSYAILQEEVVFEAALEYFLPVKLETQPDGTTTAIPQPYNGSGDLASLLKADGFMALPSHESAFAKDSCYPVWKFR